From a single Lentisphaera profundi genomic region:
- the mntA gene encoding type VII toxin-antitoxin system MntA family adenylyltransferase antitoxin: MITINTEHIIKSLQELHPEGLILFGSHSKGCARKDSDIDIAFLSSKSFSEYDVFCKAEALASELNCDINLINLQNASTVFAYNILTSGTILQISNDYHWNRFSYLTYSLYAKLNEERHEILTAVS, from the coding sequence ATGATTACAATTAATACAGAACATATTATAAAATCCCTTCAAGAACTCCACCCTGAAGGACTGATCTTATTTGGATCACATAGTAAAGGCTGTGCTCGTAAAGATAGTGATATTGACATCGCATTTTTGAGCTCAAAATCATTCAGTGAATACGATGTTTTTTGCAAAGCTGAGGCATTAGCAAGTGAACTCAATTGTGACATCAACCTCATAAATCTTCAAAATGCTAGCACCGTCTTTGCCTACAATATTTTGACAAGTGGAACTATCCTGCAGATAAGCAATGACTATCATTGGAACCGTTTTTCTTATCTAACTTATAGTCTCTATGCGAAACTCAATGAAGAACGACATGAAATTTTAACGGCCGTATCATGA
- a CDS encoding IS1634 family transposase yields the protein MYLETIKSKRNGKIYVSHLVRETFREDGKIKHRTLSNVSKLPPAQLLALKNSLKGKKGDFNLEDLRHGRSYEFGASYVFMELAKNLGLDKMIFSQKTQCREDVLAMIVGRLVYQGSKLSLTNMYQDTFLWALAGHELGVRPDVEAHCYKPMDELLERKDKIERKLSKKHLEDGCMVLYDMTNTWFEGKYEDSDLVAFGKPKGGKVGYKQIAIGLLTDKKGCPVGVEIFKGSTSDQTTVLGEVKKLSEKYGLKNLIFTGDRGMLTPKRIAEVNEIDYSTITALTHSQIKTLHEKDNIQMELFDSRSILEVMDDDNKNIRYMLCKNENTMRDENATRRALIAKIEKELTQKSSVKQKRQRVRVAASVGRLFERCKVEKFFQWDVDDNGKLTWSLNEEKVKQEEKFDGCYIIRTDAPKENIGKDETVLAYRDLQKVEQAFRNLKTVSLELRPMHHKTDERLKSHIFLSTLAYYIQWNATQLLKPLFDEDGKYKEKRWTFQHVVERLKSIRITENLIDGVVVKKEVSQPDEEQQKILNLLGVKLK from the coding sequence ATGTATCTCGAGACCATAAAATCTAAGCGCAACGGAAAAATCTATGTGAGCCATCTCGTTCGTGAGACTTTTCGTGAAGACGGAAAGATCAAGCATCGCACGCTCAGTAATGTTTCGAAGTTACCCCCAGCTCAATTATTGGCTCTAAAGAATAGTCTCAAGGGCAAGAAAGGTGATTTTAACCTGGAGGACTTACGGCACGGGCGCAGCTATGAATTTGGTGCGAGCTACGTCTTCATGGAGCTCGCTAAGAATCTCGGGCTCGATAAAATGATTTTCTCTCAAAAAACTCAGTGCCGAGAGGATGTTTTGGCGATGATTGTGGGGCGTCTGGTTTATCAAGGCAGTAAACTCAGTCTAACGAACATGTACCAAGATACATTTCTTTGGGCTCTCGCCGGGCATGAACTCGGAGTTCGTCCAGATGTTGAAGCCCATTGCTACAAGCCCATGGATGAGCTACTCGAGCGAAAAGATAAGATCGAACGCAAGCTTTCAAAAAAACACCTAGAAGACGGCTGTATGGTTCTATACGACATGACAAATACATGGTTCGAAGGCAAATATGAAGATTCAGATTTAGTCGCATTTGGAAAACCTAAGGGTGGCAAGGTAGGCTACAAACAGATTGCCATCGGCCTGCTCACCGACAAAAAAGGCTGCCCCGTTGGCGTAGAGATATTTAAGGGTTCTACCTCAGATCAGACTACAGTATTGGGCGAGGTGAAAAAGCTTTCCGAGAAGTATGGGCTTAAAAACCTCATCTTCACAGGAGATCGAGGCATGCTCACCCCGAAAAGAATTGCTGAAGTTAATGAAATTGATTACAGCACCATCACGGCTCTAACTCATTCTCAAATTAAAACTTTGCACGAAAAAGATAATATCCAAATGGAGTTGTTTGACTCCAGGAGTATCCTCGAAGTAATGGATGACGACAACAAGAATATACGCTACATGCTGTGCAAAAATGAAAATACAATGAGGGATGAGAATGCAACTAGACGAGCTCTTATCGCTAAAATAGAGAAGGAATTAACTCAGAAGTCCAGCGTAAAACAGAAGCGTCAACGCGTGAGAGTGGCGGCCAGTGTAGGCCGTTTATTTGAGCGCTGTAAAGTGGAGAAGTTTTTCCAATGGGATGTGGACGATAATGGGAAATTAACCTGGTCGCTTAATGAAGAAAAAGTGAAGCAAGAAGAAAAATTCGACGGCTGTTACATAATTCGAACTGACGCGCCCAAAGAAAATATCGGTAAAGATGAGACGGTATTAGCTTATAGAGACTTACAAAAAGTCGAACAGGCCTTCAGAAACCTAAAGACCGTTTCTCTTGAGTTGCGGCCAATGCACCACAAAACCGATGAGCGCTTAAAGTCACACATTTTTCTTTCTACCTTAGCGTATTACATACAGTGGAATGCGACGCAATTACTAAAGCCACTATTTGACGAAGACGGAAAGTACAAAGAAAAGCGCTGGACTTTCCAGCATGTCGTTGAGCGCTTAAAATCTATACGTATAACTGAGAACTTAATTGACGGCGTTGTTGTCAAAAAAGAGGTCTCTCAACCCGATGAAGAACAGCAAAAAATTCTGAATCTACTAGGGGTGAAACTCAAGTAG
- the hepT gene encoding type VII toxin-antitoxin system HepT family RNase toxin gives MIDDVKFNKLNTIERCLKRIDEEYQNSHERYLSSFTIQDSIILNLQRACEASIDLAMHLIAQGKLGIPQTSRDAFKILEEKQMIDSNLSKELQAMVGFRNIAVHDYQDLQGPIVLAILDKHLSSFTDFIQKINSLS, from the coding sequence ATGATTGATGATGTGAAATTTAATAAGCTCAATACGATTGAGCGCTGCCTCAAACGAATTGATGAAGAGTATCAGAATTCGCACGAACGTTATTTGAGTTCTTTCACTATTCAAGATTCTATTATTTTGAATTTACAACGCGCCTGTGAAGCCTCTATTGATCTAGCTATGCACCTCATTGCTCAAGGAAAACTAGGTATCCCCCAAACTTCTCGTGATGCCTTTAAAATCCTTGAAGAAAAACAAATGATAGATTCAAATTTAAGTAAAGAGCTTCAGGCAATGGTGGGGTTTAGAAATATTGCCGTACATGATTATCAAGACTTACAGGGGCCGATTGTCTTAGCTATTCTCGATAAACATCTAAGTAGCTTCACCGACTTTATTCAAAAAATAAACTCTCTAAGTTAA
- a CDS encoding GH36-type glycosyl hydrolase domain-containing protein: MKYGYFDDQNKEYVIEKPDTPSSWSNYLGSTRYGAIITNNAGGYSFFKSVAQGRFTRLRFNAVPMDQAGRYIYIHDAESKDYWSTSWQPVAKPLDQYKSECRHGSAYTKISSDYSEISTETTFFVPLDADYECWSTKVKNKGSKRRTLKLFTYVEYGCNWNAGDDLNNLQYSQYITNMNVVDSIISHASNVNLPEMPDDFEEKDQARYTFLGAVGVEPVAYDTDREAFLGPYRTYANPIAVEKGQCSNSLAKAGNPCGTLQFEITLEPGEEKDFAIFMGIGRAEKEGKAVIEKFANLELIDEEFNKLKNHWHSKMSQMSVQTPDSDVDSMLNMWSQFNSLMTFFWSRAASLVYSGARDGLGYRDTVQDMLGVMHAIPELVQERLELMITGQVASGGAMPVVKPFAHRPGFEKEPTPEEFRSDDALWLFNAVPAYVKETGDLDFYHKVLPYADKGEGTILQHLRQAIEFSIKYSGAHGFPCGMLADWNDCLELGQEGETVFVAFQLRYGLKTYIEICELLGKLESEITWAQAALEKLDKNLHDHAWDGEWFLRAYRDDGLKFGSKENDEGSIFLNTQTWSVLSGHASEQEQKSAMDAVHSELATDYGVMLCAPPFVKTDYKVVRAALFNPGLKENAAIFTHTQGWTIMAEAMLGRGDRAFDYYKSTLPAAYNDRAELRQIEPYVYCQSTISKFHPLEGASRLPWLTGAATWAFYAASQYIIGIQPDYHGLTIDPCIPSHWDKFQVSRQFRGATYQITVTNPNKVNKGIASIKLNGEIIAGQCLPLCAKGSQNSVEVIMG; encoded by the coding sequence ATGAAATACGGCTATTTTGACGATCAAAACAAAGAATACGTAATCGAAAAACCTGATACTCCGAGTTCTTGGAGCAACTACCTTGGCTCAACTCGTTATGGCGCAATCATTACCAATAATGCTGGTGGATATAGTTTTTTTAAATCTGTGGCCCAAGGGCGTTTCACTCGCCTGCGTTTTAATGCCGTTCCCATGGACCAAGCGGGACGTTATATCTATATTCATGATGCCGAGAGCAAAGATTATTGGTCAACTTCATGGCAGCCCGTGGCAAAACCCTTGGATCAATACAAATCTGAGTGTCGTCATGGCTCAGCTTATACCAAAATTTCATCAGATTATTCAGAAATTAGTACAGAGACAACTTTTTTTGTGCCCCTAGATGCTGATTATGAGTGTTGGTCAACAAAGGTCAAAAATAAGGGTAGCAAACGCCGTACGCTAAAACTCTTTACTTATGTGGAGTATGGTTGCAATTGGAATGCGGGTGATGATTTAAATAATTTGCAGTATTCGCAATATATCACCAATATGAATGTGGTAGATAGCATCATTAGTCACGCCTCCAATGTTAATCTTCCAGAAATGCCCGACGATTTCGAAGAGAAAGATCAGGCGCGATATACATTTTTAGGTGCCGTGGGAGTAGAGCCAGTCGCTTACGATACGGATCGTGAAGCTTTCTTGGGGCCTTACCGCACTTATGCCAATCCCATTGCAGTAGAGAAGGGTCAGTGCAGTAATTCACTGGCAAAAGCCGGCAATCCTTGCGGAACATTGCAATTCGAAATCACCCTTGAGCCGGGCGAAGAAAAAGATTTTGCGATTTTTATGGGCATTGGTCGCGCAGAGAAAGAAGGCAAAGCAGTAATCGAAAAGTTTGCGAATCTCGAACTTATAGACGAAGAATTTAATAAGCTTAAAAATCATTGGCATTCGAAGATGTCACAAATGTCAGTACAAACACCTGATAGTGATGTCGATTCTATGCTTAATATGTGGAGTCAATTCAATAGCCTCATGACTTTCTTTTGGTCACGAGCGGCTAGTTTAGTTTATTCCGGAGCACGTGATGGCTTGGGCTATCGCGACACAGTGCAGGATATGCTGGGTGTGATGCACGCAATTCCTGAACTCGTGCAAGAGCGCTTGGAATTAATGATCACGGGACAAGTTGCTAGCGGTGGTGCCATGCCAGTAGTGAAACCCTTTGCTCATCGACCAGGTTTTGAGAAAGAACCCACACCTGAAGAATTCCGTTCAGATGATGCGCTCTGGTTATTTAATGCAGTACCTGCCTATGTCAAAGAAACGGGCGATCTCGATTTCTATCATAAAGTTCTTCCTTACGCAGATAAGGGTGAAGGCACAATTTTACAACACTTGCGTCAAGCAATTGAATTCAGTATCAAATATTCAGGTGCCCATGGCTTCCCATGCGGAATGTTGGCCGATTGGAATGATTGCCTAGAATTGGGCCAAGAAGGTGAAACTGTATTTGTGGCTTTCCAGCTACGTTATGGACTCAAAACTTATATCGAAATTTGTGAACTCTTGGGCAAGTTAGAATCGGAAATTACTTGGGCTCAAGCAGCGCTCGAAAAACTCGATAAAAACCTGCATGATCATGCTTGGGATGGCGAGTGGTTCTTACGTGCTTATCGTGATGATGGCTTGAAATTTGGTTCGAAAGAAAATGATGAGGGCTCGATTTTCCTTAATACACAAACTTGGTCAGTGCTTTCTGGTCATGCTTCTGAACAAGAGCAGAAATCGGCAATGGACGCAGTTCATAGTGAGCTAGCTACGGATTACGGCGTCATGCTTTGTGCACCACCATTTGTTAAGACTGATTATAAAGTGGTTCGTGCCGCACTCTTTAATCCTGGCCTCAAAGAGAATGCCGCTATTTTCACTCATACTCAGGGCTGGACTATTATGGCCGAAGCCATGCTTGGCCGTGGTGATCGTGCTTTTGATTATTATAAATCGACTCTTCCAGCCGCATATAATGATCGCGCTGAACTCAGACAGATTGAACCCTACGTCTATTGTCAATCGACAATTTCCAAGTTCCACCCCCTTGAAGGAGCTTCAAGATTACCTTGGTTAACGGGTGCCGCCACTTGGGCTTTCTATGCCGCTTCTCAATATATTATTGGTATTCAACCAGATTATCATGGCTTAACAATCGACCCCTGTATTCCGAGCCATTGGGATAAATTCCAAGTCAGTCGCCAATTCCGTGGCGCCACTTACCAAATCACGGTGACAAATCCCAATAAAGTCAATAAGGGAATTGCTTCCATTAAACTCAATGGCGAAATCATCGCGGGCCAATGTCTACCCCTATGTGCCAAAGGAAGTCAAAACTCAGTTGAAGTGATTATGGGCTAA
- a CDS encoding PIN domain-containing protein, producing the protein MIAVDTNILVRFLVGDDEKQSEKVYEIFKDSESEKSQVYVALLVILELIWVLESAYKIDRDDIINSIDQMILMPIFDFENLAVIQKFIADAKKSKFDLSDLLIAHSATQAGCDKVITFDKKASKHSYLSS; encoded by the coding sequence ATGATTGCAGTTGATACAAATATATTAGTTCGTTTCCTTGTTGGAGATGATGAAAAACAATCTGAAAAAGTTTATGAAATCTTCAAAGATTCGGAAAGTGAGAAATCACAAGTCTATGTTGCCTTACTTGTCATTCTTGAATTGATTTGGGTTCTAGAATCTGCTTATAAAATTGATCGTGATGATATTATTAATTCTATAGATCAAATGATTTTAATGCCCATTTTTGATTTTGAAAACTTAGCAGTCATTCAAAAATTCATTGCTGACGCTAAGAAGTCAAAGTTTGATTTATCCGACTTACTTATCGCACATAGTGCCACTCAAGCTGGCTGTGACAAGGTCATTACATTTGATAAAAAAGCCTCGAAACATAGCTATTTGAGCTCTTGA
- a CDS encoding transposase, translated as MKEWNPIHVGDREFDDIFIMLATMDKNHDFVLRAKSIRNVQTPNFDALPESALVKKQGGHPMKDGYVCTKISELIKYIPLSPYKELPLDGRGRVTEQINAKRNAQLHIGSVPISLYRQAKRNHKYIKTPQAVDVNLVVIKELNPPEGEEPLLWILFTNRDVDTLEKMTYIGKIYELRWKIEEFFRLLKTTYKLEQARYNSASKVARYLVLITIAAQMTMKLRSLAGISQSASLDDEEYHKVKEAMKHPNDDKIDINLRLFALIARRGGWLGRRRDPIGSTILSRGMMDVLTVLQFQQEHKDLLNELQNNPQNIF; from the coding sequence TTGAAAGAGTGGAACCCAATTCATGTAGGAGATCGGGAGTTTGATGATATTTTTATCATGTTAGCCACGATGGATAAAAACCATGATTTTGTACTGCGAGCCAAGAGTATTCGGAATGTTCAAACACCAAATTTTGACGCGTTACCTGAATCCGCTCTTGTAAAAAAACAGGGTGGACATCCCATGAAAGATGGATATGTCTGTACAAAAATTAGTGAACTTATCAAGTATATCCCACTCAGTCCTTATAAGGAATTGCCCTTAGATGGACGCGGTCGAGTAACGGAGCAGATAAATGCTAAACGTAACGCGCAATTACATATAGGCAGTGTACCAATCAGCTTATATCGTCAGGCCAAACGAAATCATAAATATATAAAAACCCCGCAAGCAGTAGATGTCAATTTAGTTGTTATCAAAGAACTTAACCCTCCTGAAGGTGAAGAACCTTTGTTGTGGATTCTTTTTACAAACAGGGATGTAGATACCTTAGAAAAAATGACCTATATTGGAAAAATTTATGAATTGAGGTGGAAAATTGAGGAATTTTTTCGCCTCTTAAAGACCACTTATAAATTGGAGCAAGCACGCTATAATTCAGCTTCCAAAGTCGCCCGTTACCTAGTTTTAATAACTATTGCAGCTCAAATGACCATGAAACTCCGAAGTCTTGCGGGTATTAGTCAATCAGCTTCTCTCGACGATGAGGAATACCATAAAGTCAAAGAAGCCATGAAACACCCAAATGATGATAAGATCGACATCAATTTGAGACTCTTTGCTCTTATCGCTCGTAGAGGCGGTTGGTTAGGACGAAGGCGAGACCCCATTGGTTCAACAATTTTATCCAGGGGTATGATGGATGTCTTGACCGTATTGCAATTTCAACAAGAACACAAAGACTTGTTAAATGAACTGCAAAATAATCCTCAAAATATCTTTTAA
- a CDS encoding four helix bundle protein has protein sequence MVHYYEKLEVWKQSLNLSLEIYKVLHNCKDYGLRDQMQRAAVSIPSNIAEGSQRNSNKEFIRFLNISKGSAAELNTQIIIAFKLNYFPESSYNDLRTKLKEILQMTSGLIASLKE, from the coding sequence ATGGTTCATTATTATGAGAAACTTGAAGTTTGGAAACAATCCTTAAATTTGAGTCTTGAAATCTATAAAGTCTTGCATAACTGTAAGGATTATGGCCTCAGGGATCAAATGCAAAGAGCTGCCGTATCTATCCCTTCGAATATTGCAGAGGGTTCACAAAGAAATTCTAATAAAGAGTTCATTCGCTTTCTTAATATTTCAAAAGGTTCTGCTGCTGAACTCAATACACAAATCATCATTGCATTTAAACTCAATTACTTTCCTGAATCAAGCTACAATGATCTCAGAACTAAGTTAAAAGAAATCCTTCAAATGACCTCAGGGCTTATCGCTTCTTTAAAAGAATAA
- a CDS encoding AbrB/MazE/SpoVT family DNA-binding domain-containing protein, whose product MALAKLTTKGQVTIPKSIRESLHLNTGDKIEIVINKEGEAVIRPISKKVDDIFGILKKPQQKTLSIEEMNEAIRDRMQSKTS is encoded by the coding sequence ATGGCTTTAGCAAAACTTACAACCAAGGGACAAGTCACCATCCCTAAAAGCATCCGAGAATCGCTTCACCTTAATACAGGAGATAAAATTGAAATTGTCATCAACAAAGAAGGCGAAGCTGTTATTAGACCCATATCCAAAAAAGTTGATGATATCTTTGGTATTCTGAAAAAACCTCAGCAAAAAACTCTTAGCATTGAAGAAATGAATGAAGCGATTAGAGATAGAATGCAAAGTAAAACTTCATGA
- a CDS encoding glycosyltransferase family 2 protein, whose amino-acid sequence MKISIITICYNNAKELKSAIDSVLGQSYEDIEYIIVDGGSCDGTQELVESYGNRIAKYTSEPDKGIYDALNKGINLATGDFIGFMHSDDIYAHADVIKDVVEALKKNNSQAIYSDLQYVDKNDTSLIKRFWTSGEYQKAKLKKGWMPPHPTLFLHKDIYQLAKLPSGEYFDTSMKIAADYDFMVRILNKYDISPIYLPQVTVKMRVGGASNRNLKALINKSKEDMRVMRRNGLNPWTTLFFKNFKIFKQIFKK is encoded by the coding sequence ATGAAAATATCTATAATCACCATTTGCTATAATAATGCTAAAGAACTGAAGTCCGCAATTGATTCCGTTCTTGGGCAGAGCTATGAAGATATTGAGTACATCATTGTTGATGGTGGCTCCTGTGATGGCACACAAGAGCTTGTTGAAAGCTATGGGAATCGCATTGCCAAGTACACCTCAGAACCCGACAAGGGGATTTATGATGCCTTGAATAAGGGCATTAACTTAGCCACGGGTGACTTTATTGGCTTTATGCATTCCGATGATATCTATGCCCACGCCGATGTCATCAAGGATGTAGTTGAAGCTTTGAAAAAAAATAATTCACAAGCGATTTACTCTGACTTGCAATACGTCGATAAGAATGATACTTCCCTAATTAAACGTTTTTGGACTAGTGGTGAATACCAAAAAGCTAAGCTCAAAAAAGGTTGGATGCCACCCCACCCCACGCTTTTTCTTCACAAGGATATCTATCAATTGGCGAAGTTGCCCTCAGGTGAATACTTCGATACCTCAATGAAAATTGCTGCGGATTACGACTTCATGGTTCGCATCCTCAATAAATATGATATCAGCCCCATCTACCTGCCTCAAGTTACGGTGAAAATGCGTGTTGGTGGCGCTTCTAACCGCAATCTCAAGGCGCTAATTAATAAATCAAAAGAAGATATGCGCGTCATGCGTCGCAATGGCCTCAATCCTTGGACGACACTCTTCTTCAAAAACTTTAAGATTTTTAAGCAGATTTTTAAGAAGTAA
- a CDS encoding nucleotide sugar dehydrogenase, producing the protein MSIKNIVCIGAGYVGGPTMSVVAQKCPHLNITIVDLNQARIDAWNSDSLPIYEPGLEEVVQEARGRNLFFSTEIEANIAKADMVFVSVNTPTKTFGKGAGVAANLEFIEKCARTIRKHASKDLIVVEKSTLPVRTAETLEKILHSGDSKYHFEILSNPEFLAEGTAITDLHDPDRVLIGGRQNELGLAATQELVKIYANWVPSEKILTTNTWSSELSKLVANAFLAQRVSSINSISSLCESTEADVSEVARAIGMDSRIGSKFLKASIGFGGSCFKKDILNLVYICRTYGLAAEADYWEQVILINDHQQSRFVDKLVSTMFNTVSDKKIAVLGFAFKADTGDTRESPAINVVHQLCEEHARVTVSDPQALGYAKTDLAGLEEFVTLEEDPYKACEGADAICILTEWQLYKDLDYQKIYEKMNKPAFLFDGRNIVNHQELYDIGFNVYPIGKGQLSHL; encoded by the coding sequence ATGTCAATTAAAAATATCGTCTGTATTGGTGCTGGATATGTCGGTGGACCGACCATGTCTGTTGTCGCCCAAAAATGTCCTCATTTGAATATCACTATTGTTGATCTCAATCAAGCACGTATTGATGCTTGGAATTCCGATTCACTTCCCATTTATGAGCCCGGACTCGAAGAAGTCGTACAAGAAGCTCGTGGCCGCAATCTTTTTTTCTCAACTGAGATCGAAGCTAATATTGCCAAAGCCGACATGGTTTTTGTGTCGGTCAATACGCCGACCAAGACTTTCGGCAAGGGTGCCGGAGTTGCTGCCAACTTGGAATTCATTGAGAAGTGTGCGCGTACAATCCGCAAGCATGCTTCAAAAGACCTCATTGTCGTCGAAAAATCCACCCTGCCGGTACGTACCGCCGAGACGCTAGAAAAGATCTTGCATTCGGGTGATTCTAAATATCATTTTGAAATCCTTTCCAATCCTGAATTTTTAGCGGAAGGTACTGCCATTACTGATCTTCATGATCCCGATCGCGTTCTCATTGGTGGTCGCCAAAATGAGCTTGGCTTAGCTGCCACCCAGGAGTTGGTCAAGATATACGCCAATTGGGTCCCTAGCGAAAAAATTCTCACCACGAATACTTGGTCCTCTGAGCTCTCAAAACTCGTTGCGAATGCCTTCCTTGCGCAGCGTGTAAGCTCGATCAATAGTATTTCTAGCCTTTGTGAATCCACGGAAGCGGACGTGAGTGAAGTGGCGCGCGCAATTGGTATGGATTCCCGCATTGGCTCAAAATTCCTTAAAGCCTCCATTGGCTTTGGTGGCTCATGCTTCAAAAAAGATATCCTCAACTTAGTTTATATCTGCCGTACTTATGGCCTCGCAGCTGAAGCGGATTACTGGGAGCAAGTCATCCTCATAAATGATCATCAGCAATCGCGCTTTGTGGACAAACTTGTGAGCACGATGTTTAATACTGTCTCAGATAAAAAGATTGCCGTGCTCGGCTTTGCTTTCAAGGCTGATACCGGTGATACTCGTGAATCCCCTGCAATTAATGTGGTCCATCAACTTTGCGAAGAGCATGCGCGCGTCACTGTCTCAGATCCTCAAGCCCTCGGCTATGCCAAGACTGATTTAGCTGGCCTCGAAGAGTTCGTCACTCTAGAAGAAGATCCCTACAAGGCTTGCGAAGGTGCTGACGCCATCTGTATCCTCACTGAATGGCAGCTCTACAAAGATCTCGATTACCAGAAGATCTACGAAAAAATGAATAAGCCCGCTTTCCTCTTTGATGGTCGTAATATTGTCAACCATCAAGAGCTCTATGATATTGGCTTCAATGTCTATCCCATTGGTAAGGGGCAGTTGAGTCATCTTTAG
- a CDS encoding UDP-glucuronic acid decarboxylase family protein has product MAKNILVTGGAGFLGSHLCDRLINEGHNVICLDSLQTGYKQNIAHLLQHPRFEFIRHDICDSIRLEVEEIYNLACPASPPHYQKNPVGTTKTCVLGSINMLGLAKRNNAKILQASTSEVYGDPKVHPQVEEYRGDVNPIGIRACYDEGKRCAETLFFDYFRQHQTRIKVMRIFNTYGPKMDPNDGRVVSNFIVQALQGKDITIYGDGSQTRSFCFKDDLLDGMQALMNSDDSITGPINIGNPDEFTIKELAEAVIAQIDTKSQIVFEPLPSDDPTRRKPDISKAKAMLGWEPTIKLEQGLKPTIEYFAKLLAGEIQL; this is encoded by the coding sequence ATGGCAAAAAACATACTCGTAACTGGCGGCGCCGGTTTTTTAGGTTCTCATCTCTGTGATCGTCTCATCAATGAAGGTCACAACGTAATTTGCCTTGATAGCCTGCAAACTGGCTATAAACAGAATATAGCTCACCTCTTACAGCATCCCCGCTTTGAATTTATTCGTCACGATATCTGTGACTCGATTCGCTTGGAAGTGGAAGAAATCTATAATTTGGCTTGCCCCGCTTCTCCGCCGCATTATCAGAAAAACCCTGTTGGCACCACCAAGACTTGCGTCTTGGGTTCCATCAATATGCTTGGCCTTGCCAAGCGCAATAATGCCAAAATTCTTCAGGCCTCTACTTCGGAAGTTTATGGTGACCCAAAAGTTCATCCGCAAGTGGAAGAATACCGCGGTGATGTGAATCCCATTGGCATACGTGCCTGCTATGACGAGGGTAAACGCTGTGCCGAGACACTCTTTTTTGATTATTTTCGTCAGCATCAGACACGCATCAAAGTAATGCGTATCTTCAATACCTACGGCCCAAAAATGGACCCCAATGATGGCCGCGTGGTCAGTAATTTCATTGTTCAGGCCTTGCAGGGCAAAGATATCACCATCTATGGCGATGGCTCACAGACGCGTTCTTTTTGCTTCAAGGATGACCTCCTCGATGGCATGCAAGCGCTGATGAATTCGGATGATTCTATTACCGGCCCCATCAATATCGGCAATCCTGATGAGTTCACCATCAAGGAACTCGCCGAGGCAGTGATTGCCCAAATTGATACCAAGAGCCAAATCGTTTTCGAGCCCCTACCCTCGGATGACCCAACTCGCCGCAAGCCGGATATCTCCAAAGCCAAAGCAATGCTTGGCTGGGAACCAACAATCAAACTTGAACAAGGCCTGAAGCCGACAATTGAGTATTTCGCAAAGCTTTTAGCAGGTGAGATTCAGCTTTAG
- a CDS encoding DUF6788 family protein — protein MSKTDQEIKARIERIKQEISELGELRPGSISQQYNVCGNPSCKCKDKQDPQKHGPYHKLSYRRKGKGYTQFIKEADLHNVSEQIHNYKKLKQLTGEWIDLSLELLALQKSV, from the coding sequence ATGAGTAAAACTGATCAGGAAATAAAAGCACGAATCGAAAGAATAAAACAGGAAATCTCTGAACTAGGAGAACTCCGACCTGGAAGTATTTCACAACAATATAATGTGTGTGGAAACCCCAGCTGTAAGTGTAAAGACAAGCAGGATCCCCAAAAGCATGGGCCATATCATAAGCTTAGTTATAGGAGAAAAGGCAAAGGATATACACAGTTCATAAAAGAAGCAGATCTACACAATGTTTCAGAGCAAATTCACAACTATAAAAAACTTAAACAATTGACTGGTGAATGGATAGACCTTTCCCTCGAATTATTAGCTCTTCAAAAAAGTGTATAA